From the genome of Candidatus Promineifilum breve, one region includes:
- a CDS encoding ribbon-helix-helix domain-containing protein, whose amino-acid sequence MAVKELLIQFETTRTTVTLPVALVERTQSLIDRGLLPSRNAAITAALESLLDALERQEIDAAFAAVADDASYRELNVMIDETFSDAGWEALNLER is encoded by the coding sequence ATGGCCGTCAAAGAGTTACTCATTCAATTTGAAACCACGCGCACCACGGTCACGTTGCCGGTCGCGCTGGTGGAGCGTACGCAATCGCTGATCGACCGCGGCCTGTTGCCGTCGCGCAACGCCGCGATTACCGCCGCGCTGGAGTCGCTGCTCGACGCGCTGGAACGGCAGGAGATCGACGCCGCCTTCGCCGCCGTCGCCGATGATGCGAGTTACCGCGAACTCAATGTGATGATCGACGAGACGTTCAGTGACGCCGGTTGGGAAGCGTTAAACCTCGAACGGTGA